A single region of the Oxyura jamaicensis isolate SHBP4307 breed ruddy duck chromosome 6, BPBGC_Ojam_1.0, whole genome shotgun sequence genome encodes:
- the POLL gene encoding DNA polymerase lambda isoform X2, giving the protein MAAGPRPHGNAPGPPGSTCRPRGLPGVGPAPVPLGLPGCFGGPRGSGQGEEDEQLQPNVPPAERGPAQPMEPRGIVKAFPKRKKVRDDSGKSIPPKIPKEGTGVPEEWLKPVTAYVLQAGIGQARAEIFRKQIVQNGGRVCDHLSSEVTHVIVAEDMDCDRSFRLLKLTKLPSGLQLVKASWLSACIRDQELLSTTGYGVFVPQRYLEKGEQQKHQQPLGNEEVQPSADKEAAEPNTKAPVGDFSLQSQSEKVCDDEDSEGEDASVTQGDLEALISGHYPVKLSEETSDSSSTVAQPASKWVCAHSSDSKKENHNQCITEKLEVLAKAYSVQGDKWRALGYSKAINALKSYHKPVTSYQEACKIPGIGKRMAEKILEILESGHLRKLDHISESVPVLELFSNIWGAGVKTAQMWYQQGFRTLDDIRTKASLTSQQAVGLKHYEDFLERMPREEAAEIEQTVRQAALALKPGLVCVACGSYRRGKPTCGDVDVLVTHPDGQSHRGVFNKLLDSLHRSGFLTDDLVSQEDNGDQKKYLGVCRLPGPARRHRRLDIIVVPYGEFACALLYFTGSAHFNRSMRALAKTKGMSLSEHALSSAVVRGPGGVKVLPGRILPTPTERDIFIQLGLPYREPSERDW; this is encoded by the exons ATGGCGGCCGGGCCCCGTCCCCATGGCAACGCGCCCGGGCCGCCCGGAAGCACTTGCAGGCCCCGCGGCCTACCGGGGGTGGGCCCGGCCCCGGTTCCCCTCGGGCTCCCGGGGTGTTTTGGGGGGCCCCGCGGGTCCGGGCAGGGCGAAGAGGACGAG CAACTGCAGCCGAACGTCCCGCCAGCGGAGCGAGGCCCAGCCCAGCCTATGGAGCCACGGGGGATTGTCAAAGCCTTTCCCAAGAGGAAGAAGGTGAGGGATGATTCCGGGAAAAGCATCCCTCCAAAGATCCCAAAAGAAGGAACAGGGGTACCTGAGG AGTGGCTGAAACCAGTCACCGCCTACGTGTTGCAAGCTGGCATCGGCCAAGCCAGGGCAGAGATCTTCCGTAAGCAAATTGTCCAGAATGGGGGTCGTGTATGCGACCATCTCTCCTCGGAGGTGACGCACGTCATTGTGGCTGAAGACATGGATTGTGATCGGTCCTTTCGGCTCCTGAAATTAACCAAGCTGCCTTCAGGGCTGCAGCTAGTGAAGGCATCCTGGCTCAGTGCTTGCATTAGAGATCAGGAGCTGCTGAGTACCACTGGCTACGGTGTCTTTGTCCCTCAGAG GTACCTGGAAAAGGGAGAACAGCAGAAACAtcagcagcccctgggcaaTGAAGAGGTCCAGCCCTCAGCAGACAAGGAAGCCGCGGAACCAAACACTAAAGCACCAGTGGGGGACTTCTCACTGCAAAGCCAGTCCGAG AAAGTCTGTGACGATGAAGACAGTGAAGGAGAAGATGCTAGTGTCACCCAAGGGGATCTGGAAGCACTGATTTCTGGCCACTACCCTGTGAAATTGTCGGAGGAGACCAGTGACAGCTCTTCCACAGTGGCTCAGCCTGCCAGCAAGTGGGTTTGTGCTCATTCCTCCGACAGCAAGAAGGAGAATCACAACCAGTGCATCACAGAGAAGCTGGAAGTGCTGGCAAAAGCCTATTCTGTCCAGGGGGACAAGTGGAGGGCTCTGGGCTACTCCAAAGCCATCAATGCACTCAAGAGCTACCACAAGCCAGTCACCTCCTACCAG GAAGCCTGTAAAATTCCTGGGATCGGGAAGCGAATGGCAGAGAAGATCCTGGAGATCTTGGAGAGCGGGCACCTGCGGAAGCTGGATCACATCAGTGAGAGTGTGCCTGTGCTGGAGCTGTTTTCCAACATCTGGGGAGCCGGCGTCAAGACAGCTCAGATGTGGTACCAGCAG GGTTTCCGGACGCTGGATGATATCCGCACGAAGGCGTCTCTCACCAGCCAGCAAGCTGTGGGACTGAAGCACTACGAGGATTTCCTGGAGCGCATGCCCCgggaggaagctgcagaaataGAACAGACC GTCAGACAAGCAGCCTTGGCCCTGAAGCCTGGGCTCGTGTGCGTGGCTTGTGGCTCCTACCGCCGGGGGAAGCCCACCTGCGGAGACGTGGACGTGCTGGTCACTCACCCCGACGGGCAGTCTCACCGCGGGGTGTTCAACAAGCTGCTCGACAGCCTCCACAGGAGCG gCTTCCTTACAGATGACCTAGTGAGTCAGGAGGACAATGGTGATCAGAAGAAGTACCTGGGGGTCTGCCGCCTCCCGGGGCCAGCCCGGCGTCACCGCCGTCTGGACATCATCGTGGTGCCTTACGGCGAGTTCGCCTGCGCCCTGCTCTACTTCACCGGCTCGGCTCACTTCAACCGCTCCATGCGCGCCCTGGCCAAGACCAAGGGCATGAGCCTGTCGGAGCACGCCCTCAGCTCGGCTGTGGTGCGAGGTCCCGGTGGTGTCAAGGTGCTACCTGGTCGTATTCTGCCCACCCCCACCGAGAGAGATATCTTCATCCAGCTGGGACTGCCTTACCGGGAGCCCTCCGAGCGGGACTGGTGA
- the POLL gene encoding DNA polymerase lambda isoform X1: MAAGPRPHGNAPGPPGSTCRPRGLPGVGPAPVPLGLPGCFGGPRGSGQGEEDEQLQPNVPPAERGPAQPMEPRGIVKAFPKRKKVRDDSGKSIPPKIPKEGTGVPEAEWLKPVTAYVLQAGIGQARAEIFRKQIVQNGGRVCDHLSSEVTHVIVAEDMDCDRSFRLLKLTKLPSGLQLVKASWLSACIRDQELLSTTGYGVFVPQRYLEKGEQQKHQQPLGNEEVQPSADKEAAEPNTKAPVGDFSLQSQSEKVCDDEDSEGEDASVTQGDLEALISGHYPVKLSEETSDSSSTVAQPASKWVCAHSSDSKKENHNQCITEKLEVLAKAYSVQGDKWRALGYSKAINALKSYHKPVTSYQEACKIPGIGKRMAEKILEILESGHLRKLDHISESVPVLELFSNIWGAGVKTAQMWYQQGFRTLDDIRTKASLTSQQAVGLKHYEDFLERMPREEAAEIEQTVRQAALALKPGLVCVACGSYRRGKPTCGDVDVLVTHPDGQSHRGVFNKLLDSLHRSGFLTDDLVSQEDNGDQKKYLGVCRLPGPARRHRRLDIIVVPYGEFACALLYFTGSAHFNRSMRALAKTKGMSLSEHALSSAVVRGPGGVKVLPGRILPTPTERDIFIQLGLPYREPSERDW; encoded by the exons ATGGCGGCCGGGCCCCGTCCCCATGGCAACGCGCCCGGGCCGCCCGGAAGCACTTGCAGGCCCCGCGGCCTACCGGGGGTGGGCCCGGCCCCGGTTCCCCTCGGGCTCCCGGGGTGTTTTGGGGGGCCCCGCGGGTCCGGGCAGGGCGAAGAGGACGAG CAACTGCAGCCGAACGTCCCGCCAGCGGAGCGAGGCCCAGCCCAGCCTATGGAGCCACGGGGGATTGTCAAAGCCTTTCCCAAGAGGAAGAAGGTGAGGGATGATTCCGGGAAAAGCATCCCTCCAAAGATCCCAAAAGAAGGAACAGGGGTACCTGAGG CAGAGTGGCTGAAACCAGTCACCGCCTACGTGTTGCAAGCTGGCATCGGCCAAGCCAGGGCAGAGATCTTCCGTAAGCAAATTGTCCAGAATGGGGGTCGTGTATGCGACCATCTCTCCTCGGAGGTGACGCACGTCATTGTGGCTGAAGACATGGATTGTGATCGGTCCTTTCGGCTCCTGAAATTAACCAAGCTGCCTTCAGGGCTGCAGCTAGTGAAGGCATCCTGGCTCAGTGCTTGCATTAGAGATCAGGAGCTGCTGAGTACCACTGGCTACGGTGTCTTTGTCCCTCAGAG GTACCTGGAAAAGGGAGAACAGCAGAAACAtcagcagcccctgggcaaTGAAGAGGTCCAGCCCTCAGCAGACAAGGAAGCCGCGGAACCAAACACTAAAGCACCAGTGGGGGACTTCTCACTGCAAAGCCAGTCCGAG AAAGTCTGTGACGATGAAGACAGTGAAGGAGAAGATGCTAGTGTCACCCAAGGGGATCTGGAAGCACTGATTTCTGGCCACTACCCTGTGAAATTGTCGGAGGAGACCAGTGACAGCTCTTCCACAGTGGCTCAGCCTGCCAGCAAGTGGGTTTGTGCTCATTCCTCCGACAGCAAGAAGGAGAATCACAACCAGTGCATCACAGAGAAGCTGGAAGTGCTGGCAAAAGCCTATTCTGTCCAGGGGGACAAGTGGAGGGCTCTGGGCTACTCCAAAGCCATCAATGCACTCAAGAGCTACCACAAGCCAGTCACCTCCTACCAG GAAGCCTGTAAAATTCCTGGGATCGGGAAGCGAATGGCAGAGAAGATCCTGGAGATCTTGGAGAGCGGGCACCTGCGGAAGCTGGATCACATCAGTGAGAGTGTGCCTGTGCTGGAGCTGTTTTCCAACATCTGGGGAGCCGGCGTCAAGACAGCTCAGATGTGGTACCAGCAG GGTTTCCGGACGCTGGATGATATCCGCACGAAGGCGTCTCTCACCAGCCAGCAAGCTGTGGGACTGAAGCACTACGAGGATTTCCTGGAGCGCATGCCCCgggaggaagctgcagaaataGAACAGACC GTCAGACAAGCAGCCTTGGCCCTGAAGCCTGGGCTCGTGTGCGTGGCTTGTGGCTCCTACCGCCGGGGGAAGCCCACCTGCGGAGACGTGGACGTGCTGGTCACTCACCCCGACGGGCAGTCTCACCGCGGGGTGTTCAACAAGCTGCTCGACAGCCTCCACAGGAGCG gCTTCCTTACAGATGACCTAGTGAGTCAGGAGGACAATGGTGATCAGAAGAAGTACCTGGGGGTCTGCCGCCTCCCGGGGCCAGCCCGGCGTCACCGCCGTCTGGACATCATCGTGGTGCCTTACGGCGAGTTCGCCTGCGCCCTGCTCTACTTCACCGGCTCGGCTCACTTCAACCGCTCCATGCGCGCCCTGGCCAAGACCAAGGGCATGAGCCTGTCGGAGCACGCCCTCAGCTCGGCTGTGGTGCGAGGTCCCGGTGGTGTCAAGGTGCTACCTGGTCGTATTCTGCCCACCCCCACCGAGAGAGATATCTTCATCCAGCTGGGACTGCCTTACCGGGAGCCCTCCGAGCGGGACTGGTGA
- the POLL gene encoding DNA polymerase lambda isoform X3 codes for MEPRGIVKAFPKRKKVRDDSGKSIPPKIPKEGTGVPEAEWLKPVTAYVLQAGIGQARAEIFRKQIVQNGGRVCDHLSSEVTHVIVAEDMDCDRSFRLLKLTKLPSGLQLVKASWLSACIRDQELLSTTGYGVFVPQRYLEKGEQQKHQQPLGNEEVQPSADKEAAEPNTKAPVGDFSLQSQSEKVCDDEDSEGEDASVTQGDLEALISGHYPVKLSEETSDSSSTVAQPASKWVCAHSSDSKKENHNQCITEKLEVLAKAYSVQGDKWRALGYSKAINALKSYHKPVTSYQEACKIPGIGKRMAEKILEILESGHLRKLDHISESVPVLELFSNIWGAGVKTAQMWYQQGFRTLDDIRTKASLTSQQAVGLKHYEDFLERMPREEAAEIEQTVRQAALALKPGLVCVACGSYRRGKPTCGDVDVLVTHPDGQSHRGVFNKLLDSLHRSGFLTDDLVSQEDNGDQKKYLGVCRLPGPARRHRRLDIIVVPYGEFACALLYFTGSAHFNRSMRALAKTKGMSLSEHALSSAVVRGPGGVKVLPGRILPTPTERDIFIQLGLPYREPSERDW; via the exons ATGGAGCCACGGGGGATTGTCAAAGCCTTTCCCAAGAGGAAGAAGGTGAGGGATGATTCCGGGAAAAGCATCCCTCCAAAGATCCCAAAAGAAGGAACAGGGGTACCTGAGG CAGAGTGGCTGAAACCAGTCACCGCCTACGTGTTGCAAGCTGGCATCGGCCAAGCCAGGGCAGAGATCTTCCGTAAGCAAATTGTCCAGAATGGGGGTCGTGTATGCGACCATCTCTCCTCGGAGGTGACGCACGTCATTGTGGCTGAAGACATGGATTGTGATCGGTCCTTTCGGCTCCTGAAATTAACCAAGCTGCCTTCAGGGCTGCAGCTAGTGAAGGCATCCTGGCTCAGTGCTTGCATTAGAGATCAGGAGCTGCTGAGTACCACTGGCTACGGTGTCTTTGTCCCTCAGAG GTACCTGGAAAAGGGAGAACAGCAGAAACAtcagcagcccctgggcaaTGAAGAGGTCCAGCCCTCAGCAGACAAGGAAGCCGCGGAACCAAACACTAAAGCACCAGTGGGGGACTTCTCACTGCAAAGCCAGTCCGAG AAAGTCTGTGACGATGAAGACAGTGAAGGAGAAGATGCTAGTGTCACCCAAGGGGATCTGGAAGCACTGATTTCTGGCCACTACCCTGTGAAATTGTCGGAGGAGACCAGTGACAGCTCTTCCACAGTGGCTCAGCCTGCCAGCAAGTGGGTTTGTGCTCATTCCTCCGACAGCAAGAAGGAGAATCACAACCAGTGCATCACAGAGAAGCTGGAAGTGCTGGCAAAAGCCTATTCTGTCCAGGGGGACAAGTGGAGGGCTCTGGGCTACTCCAAAGCCATCAATGCACTCAAGAGCTACCACAAGCCAGTCACCTCCTACCAG GAAGCCTGTAAAATTCCTGGGATCGGGAAGCGAATGGCAGAGAAGATCCTGGAGATCTTGGAGAGCGGGCACCTGCGGAAGCTGGATCACATCAGTGAGAGTGTGCCTGTGCTGGAGCTGTTTTCCAACATCTGGGGAGCCGGCGTCAAGACAGCTCAGATGTGGTACCAGCAG GGTTTCCGGACGCTGGATGATATCCGCACGAAGGCGTCTCTCACCAGCCAGCAAGCTGTGGGACTGAAGCACTACGAGGATTTCCTGGAGCGCATGCCCCgggaggaagctgcagaaataGAACAGACC GTCAGACAAGCAGCCTTGGCCCTGAAGCCTGGGCTCGTGTGCGTGGCTTGTGGCTCCTACCGCCGGGGGAAGCCCACCTGCGGAGACGTGGACGTGCTGGTCACTCACCCCGACGGGCAGTCTCACCGCGGGGTGTTCAACAAGCTGCTCGACAGCCTCCACAGGAGCG gCTTCCTTACAGATGACCTAGTGAGTCAGGAGGACAATGGTGATCAGAAGAAGTACCTGGGGGTCTGCCGCCTCCCGGGGCCAGCCCGGCGTCACCGCCGTCTGGACATCATCGTGGTGCCTTACGGCGAGTTCGCCTGCGCCCTGCTCTACTTCACCGGCTCGGCTCACTTCAACCGCTCCATGCGCGCCCTGGCCAAGACCAAGGGCATGAGCCTGTCGGAGCACGCCCTCAGCTCGGCTGTGGTGCGAGGTCCCGGTGGTGTCAAGGTGCTACCTGGTCGTATTCTGCCCACCCCCACCGAGAGAGATATCTTCATCCAGCTGGGACTGCCTTACCGGGAGCCCTCCGAGCGGGACTGGTGA